In Microplitis mediator isolate UGA2020A chromosome 2, iyMicMedi2.1, whole genome shotgun sequence, a single window of DNA contains:
- the LOC130663377 gene encoding zinc finger protein 260-like yields MSDICRGCMKTGGFLLSMFDADVSDKKLPDKLADIADIDINKNDGMPTTLCPKCAYRTVSFYDFKIQVQKSDKIFRDMLKKSTDPTDSDKKLTAEAASIEASKIKTNNNDVNVNLMDGKHSDPLFAEYDPENLTLDIKDEPITAIDPSLDYMFLSYVNYEEIDESLELNPMAMPNDLLKQDQVEDKNNDEDKEEADEDPDINAGAYAVREIDNKSYDNASDSDGYNCGNNLLGSINDTVVRIRDIKCQDGTMQYQCTLCMHNYTDLSEILIHTVDNHVPSNGPFFCVVCEKDCDSNRELRSHIKVHTGASPYICFICRKAYTTKRYLKRHMICHTDFPRHRCTRCAMRFKTKCELEGHVKTHGNNTSYSCSQCTRVFNHKANYKRHLMTHLDPRGLCLPKYPCYICGKRFPNNRTVQTHMRVHTGEKPFTCDVCNRSFSQQGNLVNHIKLHLNPRNYRCEICGKKFNQRSTLRDHAVLHTGEKPYVCNVCGVAFTFSAALRRHMWSHADNKPFGCDKCNAKFVGRYELKRHMKSHCGKPKYKRKKSYDDLIVDVNINSAADDAGGGSGGGVINENDNDSACVKSNDQIIIINSDDILNHVTVGDDMFIEDVDLVGHDNQNQINHDSEKENVDAFFELIHYT; encoded by the exons ATGAGCGATATTTGTCGGGGGTGTATGAAAACAGGTGGATTTTTGCTGTCAATGTTTGATGCTGATGTTAGTGATAAGAAATTACCAGATAAGCTGGCGGATATCGCTGACATTGac atcaataaaaatgatgGCATGCCAACAACATTATGTCCAAAATGCGCTTATCGTACGGTAtcattttatgattttaaaatacagGTACAAAAGTCCGATAAAATTTTCCGAGacatgttaaaaaaatcaactgaTCCAACa gaTTCGGATAAAAAATTGACTGCGGAAGCAGCATCAATCGAGgcatcaaaaattaaaacaaataataatgatgtgAATGTTAATTTGATGGATGGAAAGCACTCAGATCCGCTATTCGCAGAATACGATCCTGAGAATTTAACATTAGACATTAAAGATGAACCGATAACGGCGATCGATCCATCTCTGGACTACATGTTTCTGTCATACGTAAATTACGAAGAAATAGACGAGAGTTTGGAGCTTAACCCCATGGCGATGcctaatgatttattaaagcAGGACCAAGtggaagataaaaataatgatgaggATAAAGAAGAAGCGGATGAGGATCCGGATATTAACGCTGGCGCTTACGCGGTTAGAGAAATCGATAACAAAAGTTATGACAACGCTTCGGACTCTGACGGCTACAACTGCGGTAACAATTTACTGGGCAGCATTAATGACACAGTTGTTAGAATAAGAGACATCAAATGTCAGGACGGCACGATGCAGTATCAGTGCACCCTGTGTATGCATAATTACACAGATCTGTCCGAGATATTGATTCATACTGTCGACAACCATGTGCCCAGCAACGGTCCATTTTTCTGCGTCGTCTGCGAGAAGGACTGCGACAGCAACCGCGAGCTCCGGTCCCACATTAAAGTCCACACCGGAGCGAGTCCGTACATTTGTTTCATTTGCAGAAAAGCCTACACGACTAAGAGATATTTGAAGCGACACATGATTTGTCACACTGATTTTCCCCGACACCGGTGCACTAGATGCGCAATGAGATTCAAAACCAAATGCGAATTAGAGGGTCATGTCAAAACTCACGGTAATAACACGAGTTACTCCTGCAGCCAGTGTACTAGAGTATTTAATCACAAAGCAAATTACAAACGTCATTTGATGACACATCTAGACCCACGTGGTTTATGTTTACCCAAGTACCCGTGTTACATATGCGGTAAACGTTTTCCCAACAACCGAACTGTCCAAACACACATGAGAGTTCACACGGGCGAGAAACCCTTCACTTGTGACGTTTGCAACAGATCATTTTCACAACAAGGTAATCTTGTTAATCACATAAAACTTCATTTGAATCCGCGAAATTACAGATGCGAAATTTgcggtaaaaaatttaatcagaggTCTACGTTGCGCGATCACGCGGTTCTGCACACGGGAGAGAAGCCTTATGTGTGCAATGTCTGCGGTGTCGCGTTCACATTCAGCGCGGCGTTGAGGAGACACATGTGGAGCCACGCTGATAACAAACCCTTTGGCTGTGATAAGTGCAACGCTAAATTCGTCGGGAGGTACGAGTTGAAGAGACACATGAAGAGTCACTGCGGCAAACCAAAGTACAAACGTAAGAAAAGTTATGATGATTTAATTGTTGATGTGAATATTAATAGTGCTGCTGATGATGCTGGTGGTGGTAGTGGGGGTGGTGTTATTAATGAGAATGATAATGACAGTGCGTGTGTTAAAAGTAATgatcaaattattataattaactcGGATGATATATTAAATCACGTAACTGTGGGGGATGATATGTTCATTGAAGACGTTGATCTCGTTGGTCATGACAATCAAAATCAGATAAATCATGACTCGGAGAAGGAAAATGTAGACGCGTTTTTTGAACTGATACATTACACTtga